TCCCCGGAGCCCCCTTGATGCTTGATTACATCCGCGACGGTCAGGAGATCTATCGCAACTCCTTCGCGATCATCCGCGCCGAAGCCAACCTGGCGCGCATTCCGGCCGACCTGGAGAAACTCGCGGTGCGGGTGATCCACGCCTGCGGCATGGTCGAGGCTATCGACGGCCTGCAGTTTTCCGAAGGCGCGGGCGCGGCTGGACGCCTGGCGCTGGCCGCCGGTGCGCCGATCCTGTGCGACGCGCGGATGGTGTCCGAGGGTGTGACCCGGGCCCGTTTGCCGGCCAATAATGAGGTGATCTGCACCTTGCGCGACGACACTGTGCCGGCGTTGGCCCGTGAGTTGGGCAACACCCGCTCGGCGGCGGCGCTGGAATTGTGGCGTCCGCATCTGGAAGGCAGCGTCGTGGTCATCGGCAACGCGCCGACGGCGCTGTTCTACCTGTTGGAAATGCTCGATGCAGGTGCGCCAAAACCGGCCCTGATCCTCGGCTTTCCGGTGGGCTTTGTCGGCGCCGCCGAATCCAAGGCCGCGCTGGCGGCCGAC
This genomic interval from Pseudomonas alvandae contains the following:
- a CDS encoding precorrin-8X methylmutase, giving the protein MLDYIRDGQEIYRNSFAIIRAEANLARIPADLEKLAVRVIHACGMVEAIDGLQFSEGAGAAGRLALAAGAPILCDARMVSEGVTRARLPANNEVICTLRDDTVPALARELGNTRSAAALELWRPHLEGSVVVIGNAPTALFYLLEMLDAGAPKPALILGFPVGFVGAAESKAALAADSRGVPFVIMQGRLGGSAMAAAAVNALATEIE